One Augochlora pura isolate Apur16 chromosome 10, APUR_v2.2.1, whole genome shotgun sequence DNA window includes the following coding sequences:
- the Theg gene encoding testicular haploid expressed gene codes for MASELSRRIKYAMAHLTRKQYTALLARPNWRRIQRTNINILPNPFATRRSALKARASKRVKVMAQPKHMTKKYDPETAPPPYPRIHPKTLAAKTTRRIQDLSLPHKRTLLANMRFQVSGNITETLWKVQNSRYRRYRYFCNARLQREARKRQRILAKLRRAIKPDEWEQHLETLERLSTPKIPPKPKPFGKKRKWRRVNAQRLEELSAPVSRELPDVRDPFAVPPSALTYKISSRTAELARHRDPRMHLAPRALGVVSRAALAAVATPRLIILAKPAERPAGMETDLREDAFTVSPTALKAKCTKRLKFLARPKTYRR; via the exons ATGGCGAGCGAGCTGTCTCGGAGGATCAAATACGCCATGGCGCATTTGACGCGCAAACAGTACACCGCCCTGCTGGCCCGGCCCAACTGGAGACGGATACAGAGGACGAACATAAACATTCTG CCGAACCCGTTCGCGACCAGGCGGTCGGCGCTGAAAGCGCGCGCTTCGAAGCGCGTCAAAGTCATGGCGCAGCCGAAGCACATGACCAAGAAGTACGACCCGGA AACCGCCCCGCCGCCGTACCCGCGTATCCACCCGAAGACCCTCGCCGCCAAGACCACCAGACGTATCCAGGATCTGTCGCTGCCTCACAAAAG AACGCTGCTGGCGAACATGCGGTTCCAGGTGAGCGGCAACATCACAGAGACCCTGTGGAAGGTGCAGAACTCGCGGTACCGTAGGTATCGATACTTCTGCAACGCTCGGCTGCAGCGAGAAGCGAGGAAAAG ACAGAGGATCCTGGCGAAGTTGCGCAGAGCGATAAAGCCCGATGAATGGGAGCAGCACTTAGAGACGTTGGAGAGGCTGTCCACGCCGAAAATTCCACCGAAGCCGAAGCCTTTT GGCAAGAAGAGGAAATGGAGGCGGGTGAACGCACAGAGGCTCGAAGAGCTGTCGGCGCCGGTGAGCAGGGAGTTGCCGGACGTCCGAGATCCGTTCGCGGTGCCTCCATCCGCTCTCACCTACAAGATCAGCAGTCGCACGGCGGAACTCGCGCGGCACAGAGATCCCCGGATGCATCTGGCGCCGCGGGCGCTGGGGGTAGTGTCGCGGGCCGCCCTCGCCGCCGTAG CCACCCCGAGGTTGATAATCCTGGCGAAGCCGGCGGAACGTCCCGCAGGAATGGAAACCGACCTCAGGGAAGACGCGTTCACCGTCTCGCCGACAGCCCTGAAAGCAAAATGCACGAAGCGACTAAAATTCTTGGCCAGGCCGAAAACCTACAGAAGATGA